A stretch of Acropora palmata chromosome 9, jaAcrPala1.3, whole genome shotgun sequence DNA encodes these proteins:
- the LOC141891731 gene encoding uncharacterized protein LOC141891731 has translation MNNSYEEQEMISSICGFINVEIHFDQQDALHSIFLCTINVLFAVSALFLNCTVIFVIWKTRSLRTPSNIFVVGLAVSDLAVGLIVQPLFVATIMTGIRGEFSTYCSLRLTMETVALIVLSASFFTLTIISVERLLALSLHLRYQAAMTCKRAVVCVGSIWLLTLVWALCRFWIKMQVFTAVNSLLVYTSLLINTLAYIQIFRLVKRHKTQIASQAVNCATTTCSTRLQLSKYVKTVSTIVTLLIVTIATYSGWVVVTIALRLSVGGKNEHHLYAAFTSVTTLVFVTSTFNPVLYCLRLGEIRAAVKRLFLKQNHQEEDR, from the coding sequence ATGAATAACAGCTACGAGGAGCAGGAAATGATCTCTTCAATCTGCGGTTTTATAAACGTGGAAATTCATTTTGACCAACAAGATGCATTGCATAGCATCTTCCTTTGTACCATTAACGTTTTGTTCGCCGTGTCGGCCCTCTTTCTGAACTGTACTGTAATATTCGTCATATGGAAAACGAGGTCCTTGCGTACACCGTCAAACATTTTCGTGGTTGGTCTTGCCGTATCGGACTTAGCAGTGGGTTTGATCGTTCAACCTTTGTTTGTCGCAACAATTATGACTGGGATTCGAGGTGAATTTTCCACTTACTGTAGCCTACGATTGACTATGGAAACAGTAGCTCTGATTGTATTGAGTGCATCGTTTTTCACTTTGACTATTATTAGCGTGGAACGATTGTTAGCTTTGTCTTTACACCTGAGATACCAAGCTGCTATGACTTGTAAACGTGCGGTCGTTTGTGTGGGGTCCATTTGGCTACTGACTCTAGTATGGGCTCTTTGCAGGTTTTGGATAAAAATGCAGGTTTTCACTGCTGTAAACAGTTTGTTAGTATATACTTCACTGTTGATTAACACCTTAGCCTATATTCAAATATTTCGTCTTGTAAAGCGGCACAAAACACAGATCGCTTCGCAAGCGGTAAATTGTGCAACGACAACTTGTTCAACGAGATTACAACTCTCCAAATATGTCAAAACCGTTTCTACTATTGTAACTCTTCTCATTGTCACGATCGCAACCTATTCTGGGTGGGTCGTGGTGACGATTGCCTTGCGGTTGTCTGTTGGCGGGAAAAATGAACATCATCTCTACGCAGCCTTCACTTCAGTGACTACTTTGGTCTTTGTCACTTCTACTTTTAATCCCGTGTTGTATTGTTTGAGGCTTGGGGAGATTCGTGCAGCTGTCAAAAGATTATTTCTAAAACAGAACCATCAAGAAGAAGATAGATAA